A window of the Desulfovibrio oxyclinae DSM 11498 genome harbors these coding sequences:
- a CDS encoding DegT/DnrJ/EryC1/StrS family aminotransferase yields MYEIPLIKPVITDALKERVTQVLDSGYLTEGPVTREFEQRIAGFCGAARCLAVTSCTTGLELALRALGIGPGHEVIVPDYTYPATASVVNIVGATAVIVDVDPDTMLMDSDALEAAVTERTRAVIPVSLFGNPLDWKRLNEIRQRHGLYMVEDAACALGSSFDGIMTGALADISVFSHHPRKFITTGEGGTVTTNNTEWAEWMHSYKHFGMGAATSRAGSQFSRIGTNYKMSNLLAAVGLEQMGMVNDLLAERRRLADVYREKLDGADGISLPAITPDGEHSWQTFCVFVPERDRVMADMRAAGIEVQIGTFSLHMHEAFADNPLCRIEGDMSGSIRAYNEALALPLYHGMTEAEQDKVLETLKKVL; encoded by the coding sequence ATGTACGAGATTCCGCTCATCAAACCGGTGATCACCGACGCCCTCAAGGAGCGCGTCACGCAGGTGCTCGACTCCGGCTATCTCACCGAAGGACCCGTGACCCGCGAATTCGAGCAACGCATCGCCGGATTCTGCGGCGCGGCGCGCTGCCTCGCGGTAACCTCCTGCACCACCGGCCTTGAGCTGGCCCTGCGCGCGCTGGGCATCGGTCCGGGTCACGAGGTTATCGTGCCGGACTACACCTACCCGGCCACCGCGTCCGTGGTGAACATCGTTGGGGCCACCGCCGTCATCGTGGACGTCGATCCCGACACCATGCTCATGGACAGCGATGCGCTGGAAGCCGCCGTCACCGAAAGGACGCGGGCCGTCATCCCGGTCTCCCTGTTCGGCAACCCACTGGACTGGAAGCGGCTGAACGAAATCAGGCAGCGGCACGGACTATACATGGTTGAGGACGCCGCGTGCGCCCTCGGTTCATCCTTTGACGGCATCATGACCGGCGCATTGGCCGACATCTCGGTCTTCAGCCACCACCCGCGCAAGTTCATCACCACGGGCGAAGGCGGCACCGTGACCACGAACAACACCGAATGGGCCGAGTGGATGCATTCCTACAAGCATTTCGGCATGGGCGCGGCCACTTCGAGGGCAGGATCGCAGTTCAGCCGCATCGGCACCAATTACAAGATGAGCAACCTGCTGGCGGCAGTTGGCCTTGAGCAGATGGGCATGGTCAACGACCTGCTCGCCGAACGCCGCAGGCTGGCCGACGTCTACCGGGAAAAGCTCGACGGGGCGGACGGAATCTCCCTGCCCGCCATCACTCCGGACGGCGAACACTCGTGGCAGACCTTCTGCGTGTTCGTCCCCGAGCGCGACCGCGTCATGGCGGACATGCGCGCGGCGGGCATCGAGGTGCAGATCGGCACTTTCTCCCTGCATATGCACGAAGCCTTTGCCGACAATCCCCTTTGCCGCATCGAAGGCGACATGAGCGGCAGCATCCGGGCGTACAACGAGGCTCTCGCCCTGCCCCTGTATCACGGCATGACCGAGGCGGAGCAGGACAAGGTGCTCGAAACACTAAAGAAGGTGCTGTGA
- a CDS encoding NAD-dependent epimerase/dehydratase family protein, which yields MDLKDKTMLVIGGAGFIGSHLVDQLLDEGVREVRVYDNLTRGSEENLASALKDPRVNIYDLGGELLHRDILDAAMKDVDGVFHLAALWLLHCYDFPRSAFEVNIGGTFNVLEAMLNNGVKKLVYSSSASVYGDAVSEPMKEDHPYNNTNFYGATKIAGEHMCRSLHHRYKDTDQAFDYNGLRYMNVYGPRQDYQGTYIAVIMKILDRLDQGLPPVVYGDGSQSYDFVYVGDCARANICAMKSDATDSFYNVGTGIKTSIKQLAELLLELTGSDLEIEYKPGGLTFVKNRVGCPEKAEQEIDFKAEKQLREGLSELIEWRKNHIEEVDRRRRKAR from the coding sequence ATGGATCTCAAGGACAAGACAATGCTGGTCATCGGGGGCGCCGGGTTCATCGGCTCCCATCTCGTGGATCAACTTCTGGACGAAGGCGTCAGGGAAGTCCGCGTCTACGACAACCTCACGCGCGGCAGCGAGGAGAACCTCGCCTCGGCCCTGAAAGACCCGCGTGTAAACATCTACGACCTCGGCGGGGAGCTGCTGCACCGCGACATTCTCGATGCCGCCATGAAGGACGTGGACGGGGTGTTCCACCTCGCCGCCCTGTGGCTGCTGCACTGCTACGATTTTCCACGTTCCGCCTTCGAGGTCAACATAGGCGGCACCTTCAACGTCCTCGAAGCCATGCTGAACAACGGCGTCAAAAAGCTGGTCTACTCCTCTTCCGCCTCGGTTTACGGCGACGCGGTTTCCGAGCCCATGAAGGAAGACCACCCCTATAACAACACCAATTTCTACGGCGCCACCAAGATCGCGGGCGAGCACATGTGCCGCTCCCTGCACCACCGCTACAAGGATACGGATCAGGCCTTCGACTACAACGGGCTGCGCTACATGAACGTGTACGGCCCGCGTCAGGACTATCAGGGCACCTACATTGCGGTGATCATGAAGATTCTCGACAGGCTGGACCAGGGGCTTCCGCCGGTGGTCTACGGCGACGGTTCCCAGTCCTACGACTTCGTGTACGTGGGCGACTGCGCCCGCGCCAACATCTGCGCCATGAAATCCGACGCCACCGACAGCTTCTACAACGTCGGCACCGGCATCAAGACCTCCATCAAGCAGCTGGCCGAACTGCTCCTGGAGCTGACCGGCTCCGATCTCGAAATCGAATACAAGCCCGGTGGGCTGACCTTCGTGAAAAACCGCGTGGGCTGCCCGGAAAAAGCCGAGCAGGAGATCGACTTCAAGGCCGAGAAGCAGCTGCGCGAAGGGCTGTCCGAGCTCATCGAGTGGCGCAAGAACCACATCGAGGAAGTGGACCGCAGGCGCAGGAAGGCCAGATAG